In Macrotis lagotis isolate mMagLag1 chromosome 8, bilby.v1.9.chrom.fasta, whole genome shotgun sequence, a single genomic region encodes these proteins:
- the LOC141496292 gene encoding histone-lysine N-methyltransferase SETMAR: protein MSEERRDVGRGLENLPIRSWPEGQEPKFQYTPEHVIGPGADADPSQITLPGCACLTASCLSPVCSCLLHGDSYYHSCLRDIEREEEFSRPVFECNVMCQCGERCKNRVVQRGLQFHLQAFKTERKGWGLRTLEHIPKGRFVCEYAGEILGASEARRRIQQQTKHDSNYIIAVREHLGNGQIIETFVDPTNIGNIGRFLNHSCEPNLLMVPVRIESMVPRLALFAARDILPKEELSYDYSGRFHNLLKNNGNQEMPDKDKMGKPCYCGTKSCAAFLPYDSSLYSAPEKQTIC from the coding sequence TACACTCCTGAACACGTGATTGGGCCTGGAGCAGATGCTGACCCCTCTCAGATAACCCTTCCTGGGTGTGCTTGTCTCACAGCTTCCTGCCTCTCTCCTGTTTGTTCATGTCTCCTTCATGGGGACAGTTACTATCATTCGTGTCTCAGAGACATTGAAAGGGAAGAGGAATTTTCCAGACCAGTGTTTGAATGCAATGTCATGTGCCAGTGTGGTGAACGATGCAAGAACAGAGTCGTCCAAAGGGGTCTGCAGTTCCATCTCCAGGCATTCAAGACGGAAAGGAAAGGCTGGGGGCTTCGCACTTTGGAACACATACCCAAAGGAAGGTTTGTTTGTGAATATGCTGGTGAAATTTTAGGAGCTTCAGAGGCTCGCAGAAGAATACAGCAACAAACAAAGCATGATTCAAATTACATTATAGCTGTCAGAGAGCACCTCGGTAATGGCCAGATAATAGAAACGTTTGTGGATCCTACCAACATAGGTAACATCGGCAGATTCCTTAACCATTCTTGTGAGCCAAATTTATTGATGGTCCCTGTCCGTATTGAATCAATGGTGCCTAGATTGGCACTTTTTGCAGCCAGAGACATTTTGCCCAAAGAAGAACTTTCTTATGACTATTCTGGAAGATTTCATAATCTCTTAAAAAATAATGGGAACCAAGAAATGCCAGATAAAGACAAAATGGGGAAGCCTTGTTATTGTGGTACCAAGTCATGTGCTGCTTTCTTGCCTTATGACAGTTCATTGTATTCAGCCCCAGAAAAACAAACCATATGTTGA